In a genomic window of uncultured Sphaerochaeta sp.:
- the ilvD gene encoding dihydroxy-acid dehydratase — protein MDESKRRSSQMTEGAQRSPHRSLMKALGWTDREIHMPIIGIVNGANEIIPGHIHLNRIVDAVKAGVREAGGNPVSFPVIGVCDGIAMGHTGMKYSLASREVIADSIEIMATAHPFDALVFVPNCDKIVPGMLMAAARINIPSIFVSGGPMLAGKIPGDSCGMSLSVMFEKVGTHAAGLLSDEELLAYEDNACPTCGSCSGMFTANSMNCLTEAIGMGLPGNGTIPAVYSARDRLAKEAGYQIMELLKMNIRPLDIMTSKAFANALAVDMALGCSTNTMLHLPAIAHEAHVDLDIFFANVISAKVPNLCHLAPAGEHHIEDLYAAGGVLAVMHELGKGGLLDPTLPTVSGKTIGELYEASVVYDHEVIRPIGNPFSATGGIAVLSGNLAPDGAVVKRSAVDEKMLVHQGPARVFDSEETTIEAIFGGKIKAGDVIVIRYEGPKGGPGMREMLSPTSAIAGMGLDKEVALITDGRFSGATRGASIGHVSPEAAQGGPIGLVQEGDQIRIDIPNGKLELLVDEATLAQRKQRWVCKEPEITTGYLARYAKQVTSAATGAVFQS, from the coding sequence ATGGACGAAAGCAAGAGACGTTCGAGTCAGATGACAGAGGGGGCCCAGCGCTCCCCGCACCGCTCGCTGATGAAAGCCCTGGGCTGGACCGATAGGGAGATCCATATGCCGATCATCGGGATCGTGAACGGGGCGAATGAGATCATTCCCGGTCACATCCACCTCAACCGCATCGTTGACGCGGTGAAGGCAGGGGTGAGAGAGGCAGGGGGAAACCCGGTTTCATTCCCGGTCATCGGGGTATGCGACGGGATTGCGATGGGCCACACGGGTATGAAATACTCGTTGGCAAGCCGTGAGGTCATTGCAGACTCGATTGAGATCATGGCTACCGCCCATCCCTTCGATGCGCTTGTCTTCGTGCCCAACTGTGACAAGATCGTGCCGGGCATGCTCATGGCGGCGGCAAGGATCAACATTCCTTCGATCTTTGTCTCCGGCGGGCCGATGCTTGCCGGCAAGATTCCCGGCGACTCCTGCGGAATGAGCCTTTCGGTGATGTTCGAGAAGGTCGGCACCCATGCAGCGGGCCTGCTCAGTGATGAGGAGCTGCTTGCCTATGAGGACAATGCCTGTCCTACCTGCGGCTCATGCAGCGGGATGTTCACCGCAAACAGCATGAACTGCCTGACCGAGGCCATCGGCATGGGACTTCCCGGAAACGGGACAATCCCGGCTGTGTACAGCGCCCGCGACCGCCTTGCCAAGGAAGCCGGCTACCAGATCATGGAGCTGTTGAAAATGAACATCAGGCCTTTGGACATCATGACCAGCAAGGCGTTTGCCAATGCTTTGGCCGTGGATATGGCTCTGGGTTGCAGTACCAATACGATGCTGCACCTGCCGGCCATCGCCCATGAGGCGCATGTGGATCTGGATATCTTTTTTGCCAATGTGATCAGCGCCAAGGTCCCGAATCTCTGCCACCTGGCCCCGGCCGGCGAGCACCACATCGAGGATCTCTATGCAGCCGGCGGCGTGCTTGCCGTCATGCACGAGCTGGGCAAGGGAGGTCTGCTCGACCCAACCCTTCCTACGGTCAGCGGCAAGACCATCGGAGAACTCTATGAGGCCTCTGTTGTGTATGACCACGAGGTCATCCGACCGATAGGCAATCCCTTCTCGGCAACCGGCGGCATTGCGGTGCTCAGCGGCAATCTGGCTCCCGATGGTGCTGTGGTCAAGCGCAGCGCAGTCGATGAGAAGATGCTTGTTCACCAAGGTCCAGCCAGGGTGTTCGACAGTGAGGAAACAACGATCGAGGCCATCTTTGGGGGAAAGATCAAAGCAGGCGATGTGATCGTCATCCGCTACGAGGGTCCCAAGGGAGGGCCGGGGATGCGCGAGATGCTCAGTCCCACCAGCGCCATTGCAGGCATGGGCCTGGACAAGGAAGTCGCCCTGATCACCGACGGCCGCTTCAGCGGAGCTACCCGCGGAGCCTCCATCGGGCATGTGAGCCCCGAGGCTGCCCAAGGTGGTCCCATCGGCTTGGTTCAGGAGGGCGATCAGATCAGGATCGATATCCCCAACGGCAAGCTTGAACTGCTTGTCGATGAGGCCACCTTGGCCCAGCGCAAGCAGCGTTGGGTTTGCAAGGAGCCGGAGATCACCACCGGGTACTTGGCCCGTTATGCCAAGCAGGTTACCAGTGCTGCGACAGGAGCAGTCTTTCAGAGCTAA
- the leuB gene encoding 3-isopropylmalate dehydrogenase, producing MKKHIAVVSGDGIGPDIVREALKVLSAVGAKFGHTFTTSEYEAGGIALDHTGIPLPEETLKGCQESDSVLLGAVGGPKWDTLPSHLRPEKALLGLRGGMGLFCNLRPAILYKQLADACPLKKEIVGEGLDLMVVRELTGGIYFGERGRDEKSAYDTMAYTVEEIERIVRKAFEIAQKRSGRLCSVDKANILNTSQLWREVVGRVQGDYPDVQVSHLYVDNAAMQLVRNPRQFDVIVTENMFGDILSDEASQITGSIGMLPSASLREDSFGMYEPIHGSAPDIAGKDLANPIATILSVAMMLRYSFGLAAEAEAIEHAVSKVLDKGYRTADIYTEGMKKIGTSEMGSMIAQSL from the coding sequence ATGAAAAAGCATATTGCAGTGGTCAGCGGGGACGGCATCGGACCCGATATCGTCAGGGAGGCCCTGAAAGTCCTCTCTGCTGTTGGGGCAAAGTTTGGCCATACCTTCACCACCAGTGAGTACGAGGCGGGCGGCATCGCCCTCGACCATACGGGAATTCCTCTTCCCGAGGAGACCCTCAAGGGTTGTCAGGAGAGCGACAGCGTACTGCTCGGTGCAGTGGGAGGTCCCAAGTGGGACACCCTTCCCAGCCATCTGCGCCCTGAGAAGGCCCTGCTCGGGCTTCGTGGCGGCATGGGGCTCTTTTGCAACCTGCGCCCGGCAATCCTGTACAAGCAGCTTGCTGATGCATGCCCGCTGAAGAAGGAAATCGTCGGGGAAGGCTTGGACCTTATGGTCGTGCGCGAGCTTACCGGCGGCATCTACTTCGGCGAGCGGGGAAGGGACGAGAAGAGCGCCTACGATACCATGGCCTATACGGTCGAGGAGATCGAGCGCATCGTCCGCAAGGCCTTTGAGATTGCCCAAAAGCGTTCGGGCCGGTTGTGCAGCGTGGACAAGGCGAACATCCTCAACACCAGTCAGCTCTGGCGTGAGGTGGTGGGTCGTGTGCAGGGTGACTACCCTGATGTGCAGGTCAGCCATCTCTATGTGGACAATGCTGCCATGCAGTTGGTGCGCAATCCCCGCCAGTTCGATGTCATCGTGACTGAGAACATGTTCGGGGATATTCTCAGCGATGAGGCAAGCCAGATCACCGGTTCCATCGGGATGTTGCCTTCGGCTTCGCTTCGTGAGGACAGTTTCGGCATGTATGAGCCGATCCATGGCAGTGCTCCCGACATCGCAGGCAAGGACCTTGCCAATCCCATTGCAACGATTCTTTCTGTTGCCATGATGCTTCGCTACAGCTTCGGCTTGGCAGCGGAGGCAGAGGCCATCGAGCATGCCGTTTCGAAGGTGTTGGACAAAGGATACCGTACCGCTGACATTTATACCGAGGGTATGAAGAAGATCGGTACCAGTGAAATGGGCAGCATGATTGCCCAGTCCCTGTAA
- the leuD gene encoding 3-isopropylmalate dehydratase small subunit: MQAKGTVFRYGDNVDTDVIIPARYLNTSNHKELAQHCMEDIDQNFIKQVKSGDIMVADRNFGCGSSREHAPIAIKESGISCVIARTFARIFYRNAINIGLPILECPEACDGIKAGDVVSVDFATGTITNETTKKVFHSEPFPPFMQDLIASGGLAGYIAKRGHQA, translated from the coding sequence ATGCAGGCAAAAGGAACAGTTTTCAGATATGGCGACAACGTCGATACCGACGTCATCATCCCGGCACGGTATCTCAACACCTCCAACCACAAGGAGCTTGCACAGCACTGCATGGAGGATATCGACCAGAACTTCATCAAGCAGGTGAAGAGCGGCGACATCATGGTGGCGGACCGGAACTTCGGCTGCGGCTCAAGCCGTGAGCATGCCCCGATCGCCATCAAGGAGAGCGGCATCTCGTGTGTCATCGCACGCACCTTCGCCCGCATCTTCTACCGCAATGCGATCAACATCGGCCTTCCGATCCTCGAATGCCCAGAGGCCTGTGACGGGATCAAGGCAGGGGATGTGGTCAGTGTTGATTTCGCCACCGGCACCATCACCAATGAGACAACCAAGAAGGTCTTCCACAGTGAACCCTTCCCGCCGTTCATGCAGGACCTGATCGCCAGCGGCGGTCTGGCAGGCTACATCGCAAAGAGAGGGCACCAGGCATGA
- the leuC gene encoding 3-isopropylmalate dehydratase large subunit, translating into MTMTQKILAHHAKLPSVRAGQLIMADLDMVLGNDITAPVAINEFPKFGKTTVFDKDKVALVPDHFSPNKDIKAAEQCKCLRTFAGEHDITNYFDVGQMGIEHALLPEKGLVGAGDLVIGADSHTCTYGALGAFSTGVGSTDMACGMATGQAWFKVPSAIKFNLTGSFAPYVCGKDLILHIIGMIGVDGALYQSMEFSGEGVANLSIDDRFTVANMAIEAGAKNGIFPVDEVALAYLREHCPKEPVIYEADADAQYERVIDIDLSAVKSTVSFPHLPSNTRTIDEVGEVRIDQVVIGSCTNGHISDLRQAAAILKGRKVAKHVRALIFPATQEIWKQAMHEGLFDIFVDSGCAVSTPTCGPCLGGHMGILAEGERAVSTTNRNFVGRMGHVKSEVYLASPAVAAASAVAGYIADPNKVEEV; encoded by the coding sequence ATGACAATGACACAAAAGATCCTGGCACACCATGCCAAATTGCCATCCGTGCGAGCCGGGCAGTTGATCATGGCTGACCTCGATATGGTGCTGGGCAACGATATCACCGCTCCGGTGGCCATCAATGAGTTTCCCAAGTTTGGCAAGACAACGGTCTTCGACAAGGACAAGGTTGCCTTGGTCCCCGACCATTTCAGCCCCAACAAGGATATCAAGGCTGCAGAGCAGTGCAAGTGCCTCAGGACCTTTGCAGGGGAGCACGATATCACCAACTACTTCGACGTAGGTCAGATGGGCATCGAACATGCCTTGCTGCCCGAAAAGGGGCTGGTGGGTGCCGGGGACCTGGTCATCGGTGCTGACAGCCACACATGTACGTACGGTGCGCTTGGTGCGTTCTCCACCGGTGTCGGTTCGACCGACATGGCCTGCGGAATGGCAACCGGCCAGGCTTGGTTCAAGGTTCCCTCTGCCATCAAGTTCAATCTGACCGGTTCCTTTGCCCCCTATGTGTGCGGCAAGGACCTGATCCTCCACATCATCGGCATGATCGGGGTGGATGGCGCACTCTACCAGAGCATGGAGTTCAGTGGGGAAGGGGTGGCCAACCTGAGTATCGACGACCGTTTCACAGTAGCCAACATGGCCATTGAAGCCGGTGCAAAGAATGGGATCTTTCCGGTGGATGAGGTTGCCCTTGCGTACCTGAGAGAGCACTGTCCCAAGGAGCCGGTGATCTATGAAGCCGATGCGGATGCCCAGTACGAACGCGTGATCGACATCGATCTTTCAGCTGTCAAGAGTACGGTGAGCTTTCCCCACCTTCCTTCCAACACCCGCACCATCGATGAGGTGGGTGAGGTGAGGATCGACCAGGTGGTCATCGGATCCTGCACCAACGGGCACATCAGCGACCTCAGGCAGGCAGCCGCCATTCTCAAGGGACGCAAGGTTGCCAAGCACGTACGTGCCCTGATCTTCCCCGCCACCCAGGAAATCTGGAAGCAGGCGATGCACGAGGGCTTGTTTGACATCTTCGTGGACAGCGGTTGTGCTGTCTCCACCCCCACCTGCGGCCCCTGCCTTGGTGGTCATATGGGCATCCTGGCCGAGGGTGAGCGGGCAGTCAGTACGACCAACCGCAACTTCGTCGGGCGCATGGGTCATGTGAAGAGCGAGGTCTATCTGGCAAGCCCGGCAGTGGCGGCAGCCAGTGCGGTGGCAGGGTACATTGCTGACCCGAACAAGGTTGAGGAGGTATAG
- the cimA gene encoding citramalate synthase — protein sequence MHKVALFDSTLRDGSQGEGISFSVEDKLKIVKALDQLGIAYIEAGNPGSNPKDLEFFARARDLVLKHAKLVSFGSTRRKQMVASDDPNLQSLVTAEAPIVSIFGKSWDFHVTDIIRTTLEENLAMIEDSVRFIVESGSEVFFDAEHYYDGYLANPSYARETLKAALRGGASTLVLCETRGGLVPSEVGRITAETAKAFPGIPIGVHAHDDIGCGVASSLAAVEAGAVQVQGTLLGFGERCGNANLSTVAAILGTKLGCDCLGGESLEQLTEICRAVAEIANVRISRSAPFIGKSAFAHKGGMHIDGVQKNPLSFEHVDPLSVGNERRLLMSEVAGRALMLKRIARVAPNLDKDDPVTVSLMDELKSLEADGYQFEGAESSFDLVIRRHLKMYRPYFQLVHYQTIGSSPYADPLSDATHAAVVKVKVNGQSAITAAEGEGPVNALDRALRKVLEQFYPTLKSVHLTDYKVRVLDSAGATASKVRVLIESTDGSNSWSTIGVSKDIIEASWYALSDSIEYKLIADGVEPSDEEA from the coding sequence ATGCATAAGGTTGCATTGTTCGACTCAACCCTGCGTGACGGCAGCCAAGGCGAAGGCATCAGCTTCTCGGTCGAAGACAAGCTCAAGATAGTCAAGGCTCTCGACCAACTGGGTATTGCCTATATTGAGGCTGGGAACCCCGGCTCCAATCCCAAGGATCTTGAGTTCTTTGCCAGAGCCAGGGACCTTGTTCTCAAGCATGCCAAGCTCGTGAGTTTCGGCTCAACGCGCAGAAAACAGATGGTTGCCTCCGATGACCCCAATTTGCAGAGTCTGGTAACTGCCGAGGCTCCGATCGTCTCCATCTTCGGCAAAAGCTGGGACTTTCATGTCACCGATATCATCCGCACCACGCTCGAGGAAAACCTTGCGATGATAGAAGACAGTGTCCGCTTCATCGTTGAGAGCGGCAGCGAGGTCTTCTTCGATGCTGAGCACTACTACGATGGATACCTCGCAAATCCCTCCTATGCAAGGGAGACCTTGAAGGCCGCACTCAGAGGGGGAGCATCCACGCTGGTGCTTTGCGAAACCCGTGGGGGACTGGTCCCCAGCGAAGTGGGACGCATCACCGCCGAGACGGCGAAAGCCTTCCCCGGCATTCCCATCGGGGTGCATGCCCACGATGACATCGGCTGTGGTGTCGCTTCCTCTCTTGCCGCTGTTGAGGCAGGGGCGGTTCAGGTGCAGGGTACCCTGCTTGGCTTCGGCGAGCGGTGCGGCAATGCGAACCTCTCTACGGTTGCAGCAATCCTGGGGACCAAACTCGGTTGTGACTGCCTGGGCGGTGAAAGCCTGGAGCAATTGACCGAGATCTGTCGGGCTGTTGCAGAGATTGCGAATGTCCGTATCTCCCGTTCAGCACCGTTCATCGGAAAGAGTGCCTTCGCCCACAAGGGTGGGATGCATATCGACGGGGTGCAAAAGAACCCGCTCTCCTTCGAGCATGTCGATCCGCTGTCGGTAGGCAACGAACGCAGGCTGTTGATGAGTGAGGTTGCCGGCCGGGCCCTGATGCTCAAGCGCATTGCCCGCGTTGCCCCGAACCTGGACAAGGATGACCCGGTTACGGTCTCCCTGATGGATGAATTGAAGAGCCTGGAGGCCGATGGCTACCAGTTTGAGGGCGCTGAAAGCTCTTTCGATCTGGTCATCCGACGCCACCTGAAGATGTATCGCCCCTACTTCCAGCTGGTGCATTACCAGACGATCGGGAGCAGTCCCTATGCCGACCCGCTCTCCGATGCCACCCATGCAGCGGTGGTCAAGGTGAAAGTGAATGGGCAGAGTGCCATCACCGCAGCCGAGGGAGAAGGTCCGGTCAATGCTCTGGACAGGGCGCTGAGAAAGGTGCTGGAGCAGTTCTATCCGACACTCAAGAGCGTGCACCTCACCGACTACAAGGTACGGGTGCTCGATTCGGCCGGAGCTACCGCTTCGAAGGTCAGGGTTCTGATCGAGTCGACCGATGGCAGCAACAGCTGGTCGACAATCGGGGTGAGCAAAGATATCATTGAGGCCAGCTGGTATGCCCTCAGTGATAGTATAGAGTACAAATTAATCGCCGACGGTGTTGAGCCTTCGGACGAAGAAGCGTAA
- a CDS encoding 2-isopropylmalate synthase, whose translation MEKERIYIFDTTLRDGEQAPGYSMNLDEKIRMALQLEALGVDILEAGFAIASPGDFASVQAISKEVKETVVASLSRALEKDIDAAWEAVRLAKRPRIHTFLATSDLHLQYKLKMSRQQALEKAKAMVAYARNLNDDVEFSLEDATRTDLDYLCQVVEAVIKAGATTVNLPDTVGYSTPEDMTRMVSTVMQKVPNVDKAVIAVHCHNDLGLAVANSLAGLKAGARQAECTLCGIGERAGNAAMEELVMNIRTRGDAYPFAHTIKTEEIIRSSRLLTQITGVKPNPSKAIVGANAFAHESGIHQHGMMANSLTYEIMTPESVGVMNTSLVLGKHSGQHAFEKRLADLGYTLGKEEAKALFSEFKNLADRKKTITDRDLIALVESASQSSPVIWELDSFVVNSGNLMTSTACVTLKKGEKKFQEVACGTGPVYASLRAVEKIIRHPFSLEEYNLQAVTEHRDALGEVFVKISDGHGIYRGRGVSTDVIEASILSCLAAVNRMLDESAVHTTGSLKPTSPPSFANDMLSSHSDKQKENSDA comes from the coding sequence ATGGAAAAAGAACGAATCTACATCTTCGATACCACCCTCAGAGACGGCGAGCAAGCACCTGGCTATAGCATGAACCTGGATGAGAAAATCCGCATGGCCCTACAGCTTGAAGCCCTAGGGGTGGATATCCTGGAAGCGGGGTTTGCCATAGCGTCCCCCGGCGATTTCGCCAGTGTGCAGGCCATCAGCAAGGAAGTGAAGGAGACGGTTGTCGCCTCTCTCTCCCGGGCTTTGGAAAAGGATATTGATGCTGCCTGGGAGGCGGTGCGTCTGGCAAAACGTCCGCGTATCCACACCTTCCTTGCAACCAGCGACCTGCATCTGCAGTATAAGCTGAAGATGAGCCGCCAGCAGGCACTTGAAAAGGCAAAAGCGATGGTTGCGTACGCACGCAATCTCAACGACGATGTGGAGTTCTCTCTTGAGGATGCCACTCGCACCGATCTCGATTACCTGTGCCAGGTGGTTGAGGCGGTCATCAAGGCGGGGGCCACGACGGTCAATCTGCCCGATACGGTGGGTTATTCCACCCCTGAAGACATGACCCGGATGGTAAGCACGGTCATGCAGAAGGTTCCCAACGTCGACAAGGCTGTCATCGCCGTCCACTGCCACAATGACCTTGGCTTGGCTGTGGCCAACAGCCTTGCGGGGCTGAAGGCCGGAGCACGGCAGGCAGAGTGTACCCTCTGTGGCATTGGGGAGCGTGCCGGCAATGCCGCCATGGAAGAACTGGTGATGAACATCAGGACTCGAGGCGATGCCTACCCGTTCGCCCACACCATCAAGACCGAGGAGATCATCCGCTCCAGCCGTCTGCTCACCCAGATCACCGGTGTCAAACCCAATCCCTCGAAAGCCATCGTGGGAGCCAATGCCTTTGCCCATGAAAGCGGCATCCACCAGCACGGTATGATGGCCAACAGCCTTACCTATGAGATCATGACACCCGAGAGTGTCGGGGTGATGAACACCAGTCTGGTGCTGGGCAAGCACAGCGGTCAGCATGCGTTTGAGAAACGGCTTGCCGACCTGGGGTACACCTTGGGCAAGGAAGAGGCGAAAGCACTCTTCTCTGAGTTCAAGAATCTTGCCGACCGCAAGAAGACCATCACCGACCGCGATCTCATCGCCTTGGTGGAGAGCGCAAGCCAGAGCAGCCCGGTCATCTGGGAACTGGATTCGTTTGTGGTCAACAGCGGCAACCTCATGACCAGCACAGCCTGTGTGACCCTGAAGAAAGGGGAGAAGAAGTTCCAGGAGGTTGCCTGCGGCACCGGTCCTGTCTATGCCTCCCTCAGGGCGGTGGAGAAGATCATTCGCCATCCCTTCAGTCTGGAAGAGTACAACCTGCAGGCAGTCACCGAACATCGTGATGCCTTGGGTGAGGTATTTGTGAAAATCAGCGATGGTCATGGCATCTATCGCGGCAGGGGAGTGAGTACCGACGTCATCGAGGCCTCGATACTCTCCTGTCTTGCAGCCGTGAACCGAATGCTTGACGAGTCGGCTGTGCATACCACCGGCAGTCTCAAGCCCACCAGTCCGCCGAGCTTTGCCAATGATATGCTCAGTTCCCATTCGGACAAGCAGAAGGAGAATAGCGATGCATAA
- the ilvC gene encoding ketol-acid reductoisomerase encodes MSTMYYDSQADLSKLDGKKVAIIGYGSQGHAHALNLHESGVDVVVGLYKGSKSWAIAEEAGLQVATVEEASAMAQVIMMLLPDEKQAKIYHESVEANLSAGKYLAFAHGFNIHFGQIKPASDVNVIMIAPKGPGHTVRSQFQEGKGVPSLIAIHQDPSGDSKDIALAYAKGLGAGRAGIFETSFKEETETDLFGEQAVLCGGVTALIKAGFDTLVEAGYSPEMAYFECCHEMKLIVDLINQGGLSYMRYSISDTAEYGDYITGGKIITEDTKKAMRGVLTDIQEGTFARNWLLENQVNRPYFNAKKRIESESLLEKTGQKLRSLMSWLKK; translated from the coding sequence ATGAGCACAATGTATTACGATTCACAGGCAGATCTCTCGAAGCTTGATGGAAAGAAGGTAGCCATCATCGGCTACGGCAGCCAAGGACATGCACACGCATTGAACCTGCATGAGAGTGGGGTTGATGTGGTAGTCGGCCTGTACAAGGGCTCCAAGAGCTGGGCAATTGCCGAGGAAGCAGGCCTGCAGGTGGCAACCGTCGAGGAAGCAAGTGCGATGGCCCAGGTCATCATGATGCTCCTGCCCGATGAGAAACAGGCCAAGATCTACCACGAGAGTGTGGAAGCAAACCTCAGCGCCGGCAAGTATCTTGCATTCGCCCATGGATTCAACATCCATTTCGGGCAGATCAAGCCCGCCAGTGATGTGAACGTCATCATGATCGCTCCCAAGGGCCCGGGCCACACGGTTCGTTCCCAGTTCCAGGAAGGAAAGGGCGTTCCCTCGCTGATCGCCATCCACCAGGATCCCAGCGGCGACTCCAAGGATATCGCACTCGCCTATGCAAAGGGTCTTGGCGCCGGTCGCGCAGGCATTTTCGAGACCTCGTTCAAGGAAGAGACCGAAACCGACCTCTTCGGTGAGCAGGCTGTGCTCTGCGGTGGTGTAACCGCCTTGATCAAGGCCGGTTTCGATACCCTTGTTGAGGCTGGGTACTCCCCTGAGATGGCCTATTTCGAATGCTGTCACGAGATGAAGCTGATCGTCGACCTGATCAACCAGGGCGGTCTTTCCTACATGCGCTACTCCATCAGCGACACCGCCGAGTACGGCGACTACATCACCGGTGGAAAGATCATCACCGAGGATACCAAGAAGGCCATGCGTGGTGTCTTGACCGACATCCAGGAAGGTACCTTTGCTCGCAACTGGCTCTTGGAGAACCAGGTCAACAGGCCCTATTTCAATGCAAAGAAGCGCATCGAAAGCGAGAGTCTCTTGGAGAAGACTGGACAGAAGCTCCGCTCCTTGATGAGCTGGCTGAAGAAATAA
- the ilvN gene encoding acetolactate synthase small subunit: MNTTENRYTLAILVNNHPGVLMRVVSLFSRRGYNIDSLSVGETERFDVSRITIVVTGDRPVVEQIKKQVSKLIDVKRVYEMTQTRSLQRELVIVKVSTKSDTRSEVVELAQIFKAKIIDVTASTVSLEMTGSLDKIQSFLDLMMPYGVVEMARTGITALERGSRALSSIAYSEDEE; encoded by the coding sequence ATGAATACCACCGAAAACCGTTACACCCTGGCCATCCTGGTCAACAACCACCCGGGCGTCCTGATGCGCGTTGTGTCCCTTTTCAGCAGACGGGGATACAACATCGACAGCCTCTCGGTAGGGGAGACTGAGCGTTTTGATGTCAGCCGCATTACCATTGTGGTCACTGGCGACCGTCCGGTCGTCGAACAGATCAAGAAGCAGGTGAGCAAGCTCATCGACGTCAAGCGTGTGTATGAGATGACCCAGACCCGGAGTCTTCAGCGCGAGCTGGTCATCGTGAAAGTCTCGACCAAGAGCGATACCCGCAGCGAAGTGGTTGAACTCGCCCAGATTTTCAAGGCAAAGATCATCGATGTCACCGCCTCTACGGTATCCTTGGAGATGACGGGCAGCTTGGACAAGATCCAGTCGTTCCTGGACCTGATGATGCCCTATGGGGTTGTCGAGATGGCCAGAACCGGTATCACTGCCCTTGAGCGTGGCTCGCGGGCGCTGAGCTCCATCGCCTACAGTGAGGATGAAGAGTAA